The following nucleotide sequence is from Psychroflexus torquis ATCC 700755.
ACACAAAAATCTGGTCGATGTTTTTCAAAATAAAGATTCAGGGTCTCTTCTTGGGTAAGGTCTAAGCTCTCTAAGGTTTCAAACTTAAAATCAAATAAAGTTAAAGACTTAGCATGCTTTTGGAGACATTGTCCTAATTGCCCGTTGGATCCTGTAACAAGTATTTTCATAACTTTAAATAAGCGTCTAGTGAAGGTAAATTCTGATCTTTTTCAGAAACAATTTGATCGTCTTTAGGAATTTTCCAATCAATATTCAAAGCTTTATCATTGAAAACTATTCCACTTTCTGAAGCCTTATTGTAAAAATTATCACATTTATAATCGAAAACAACTTCATTAGAAAGGCTAGTAAACCCATGAGCAAATCCCCTGGGGACAAACAGTTGGTGATTGTTTTCTCCCGAAAGGAGATAACTAAACTGTTTGAGGTAGGTTGAAGAGTTTGGGCGCATATCCACCACCACATCTAAAACCTCTCCTTTAGCGACTCTTATCAATTTAGCTTGAGCAAATTCTCCTTCTTGAAAATGCAAGCCTCGTATAGTTCCATAGTGGGAGATCGACTGATTGTCTTGAACAAATACAATGTTTAGGCCTGTATTTTTTTTGAAGTCTTTAGAATTAAAAGTTTCAAAAAAACTTCCTCTTTCGTCTTCAAAAACCTTGGGTTCTATAATAAAACAATCGTTTAAAGGCGTTTGTTTGCAAATCATTTA
It contains:
- the rfbC gene encoding dTDP-4-dehydrorhamnose 3,5-epimerase; translated protein: MICKQTPLNDCFIIEPKVFEDERGSFFETFNSKDFKKNTGLNIVFVQDNQSISHYGTIRGLHFQEGEFAQAKLIRVAKGEVLDVVVDMRPNSSTYLKQFSYLLSGENNHQLFVPRGFAHGFTSLSNEVVFDYKCDNFYNKASESGIVFNDKALNIDWKIPKDDQIVSEKDQNLPSLDAYLKL